ATCTGGAACTGATACGCGTGAATGTCAACGGCGCTTTCAAAAATTCTCTGCGCAAACTCTGACCTTCGGCATTGAAGAAATCTACTCCTTCGCCCTGATCATATTGGATGGCATAGCTTCCTTCTCCGATGTGATTGAAATAAGCCGCTTTTATCTCTCCTGTCCCTATGAACTCATCGTCTACATATTTTTCGTCATAGATGATTTTGTAATAATCCCCCTGCTGGATGCCAAAGAAATCTACCTTCCATGAAAAGACATCCGCCAGACTGTTAACCAAATCAGCATCACCTCCCTGGTTGAGCATATCTATGTACAGCGAAGTTTGGATATCACCAGCCAATTCTGTTTCGACATAGGTGATCTTTCTGGATTCTTTATAGACCTTGACCGAGTCCTTCACATCATATACCACATAATCGATCGCATTGGGCTTGTAAATGAAATGAGTGGCCTGCTTGACACTGTCTCCCTGATAAAGTACCGAGTAAGGTTTGCGCACTCCGATCTTTCGGACATCAAATACTTCTTTGGAATTCTTCGCTAACTGGTGAATTTTCTCATAGGGCACATTGTACTCTGATAGAATATCTGCCAGCGTTTCGTTTCGTTTGACCTCTCCCTCAAAAATTTTGAGTGAATCGACGACTATCCCGTAATAATAATTCGGAACATAAACCGGTGCCTGAATTGTATCCTGAACGATGACCTGCTCGACGCGACCTTCGTCTTCTTCCAGGATAAAAAAATGTGTAAGAATCAACGCCAGTGAGATTACCCCGGCGGAAAGTATTCTTTTTCTCCCTTTCTTTTTTGTCATATGCTATTACTGACGCAAAGCTATTGAGCCTTGAAAGCTTTTTTTCCCTCTTCTAAAAACTCCACAAAACTAGCAATATTTAGGTCATAGGCCCTTGGTGAGACCAATAATTCACCATTTTGATCCAAAATCACGTAATAAGGCTGCGCATTGTTGTTGAATCTAGTGATCTGAAAATCAGCATTTTTCTTTCCGATGGTCTTTTTGACCTTGCCATCATAGCTGGAAGTGACCCATTCGCTCTCGGGCAGGTCCTCCTTATCATCCACATACAAAGCCAGCATCACAAAATCTTCTTTAAGTCTTTTCAACACCTGTGGGTCAGACCAAACCTTGGCTTCCATTTCTCTACAGTTGACACAGCCATGCCCAGTGAAATCGATGAATACTGGCTTATTCTGCTGCTTGGCACAGGCCAGCGCCTGGTCATAGTCGAAGTAGCCTTCTATGCCATGTGGGAAGTGCAAAATGTCCGCGTATTTTGGCGGTTCACAGATGGCGCTTTCACTGCTTCCTACCACAGCCGCAGGAGCATTCAGGTTAAAATCTTGAGAAGTCATAGGAGGAAGGTATCCCGAAAGTGCTTTAAGTGGGGCACCAAACATCCCAGGAATCATATAGACTACAAAAGAAAAAACTGCTATAGCAAGCACCAAACCTCCAATTGAAGTTTTTTCGGAAGGCGAATCATGAGGAAAATTGATTTTGCCCAAAAGGTAAAAACCAAGGATGGTAAAAATCACAATCCAGATGGACAGGTAGATTTCTCTATCCAGCAAATTCCAGTGATAGGCCTGATCAGCAATACTCAAGAATTTGAAAGCAAAGGCCAATTCTAGTAATCCCAGTACGACCTTGACACTGTTGAGCCAGCCGCCTGACTTGGGTAGGTTGTTCATCAGTCCCGGAAACAAAGCGAATACCGTAAAAGGAAGTGCAAAGGCCAGCGAGAAGGCAAACATGCCCAGAATTGGCTTTAGAATCAATCCACCCGCAGACTCAACTAATATAGTTCCGACAAGTGGCCCAGTACATGAGAATGAAACCAAAACAAGCGTAAAAGCCATGAAGAAAATACCTAAAAGCCCGCCTTTATCCGCTTGTTTGTCCACGTTATTTACAAACTTACTTGGTAGCGTGATTTCAAAAAGACCAAGGAAGGAAAGCGCGAACAAGACGAATACAGCAAAAAAGATCACATTGGGAATCCAGTTGGTTGCCAGTTCATTGGCAGTTTCCGGTCCCATAAAAGGCGCCAATACCGACCCGATCAAGGTGTAAATCACGATGATCGACAATCCGTAAAAAATACCTTTCCATTTGCCCCCCGATCCCCCAGTGAAAAAGCTCACGGTCATAGGAATCATCGGAAATACACAAGGCGTGAAAATGGCCGCCAATCCAGCCAAAAACGCAGCAATCATAAAACTAAGCAAGCTGTAAGGATCAGAGGTATCTCTCTGCAGCAATAATCTTTGTTCTTTCTCAGATTTTGTTTCAACGTTTTGCTTCTTCTCAACCTTCTGAGAACCTAAGAATTTTGAAAAATCAAATTCATCGTCGAATGGAATACACTTGCCATCCACATCCGTACATACCTGATAGAAATAAGAACCCTTTACCACAGGGTTGTCCTTCAGCAGCTTGATCGTTTGACGAAACTGAGCTGTTTTTCTAAAATAAGTGTACTCTCCTTCCCACAGCGAATCGTATTTCTTTTTTGGATCGACAGGAGTCAGTTCACCCACAAGTTCGTAACTGGCGTGTGGCGCGAAATCGAAGGTAGTCACCATAGGACCGAGGTCCGGATCAAAATCTGAGGAATAGAGATACCAATCCTTGTCAATTTTGACATTGAATATCAAGTCGACCTCTTCTCCTACCTTTGGGGATGAAACAGAAATGTCCAGAGACCATTTAGCAGGTTGCAATACCTGCCCAAATCCCTGGACACCTATAAATATTATAAATACTAATGCGATTAATTTCCTCATATCATTTTTGATCATTCAGGCTTTGTAATCGCAAATTAGGAAAAAAAGTTTCCCACTAGGAAATTAAATGATCCTTTGGTAAGCTACTAGGTATTAACTTTCTGATCGGTCGATCTGTTCTTACTACAAAGGTCTGTGAACAATGGGCTATCGCCCTGCGATTTAAAGTCCGAATGCAGACTTAACCTGATCCACATAATCCAGTTTTTCCCAGGTAAACGTCTCCACTTCCTGCTCGATTTTCCCGGCCTGGCTATCAAAGCTTACTGTTTTTACTTCTGGAGTTCTACCCATGTGGCCA
This is a stretch of genomic DNA from Reichenbachiella ulvae. It encodes these proteins:
- a CDS encoding peptidoglycan DD-metalloendopeptidase family protein translates to MTKKKGRKRILSAGVISLALILTHFFILEEDEGRVEQVIVQDTIQAPVYVPNYYYGIVVDSLKIFEGEVKRNETLADILSEYNVPYEKIHQLAKNSKEVFDVRKIGVRKPYSVLYQGDSVKQATHFIYKPNAIDYVVYDVKDSVKVYKESRKITYVETELAGDIQTSLYIDMLNQGGDADLVNSLADVFSWKVDFFGIQQGDYYKIIYDEKYVDDEFIGTGEIKAAYFNHIGEGSYAIQYDQGEGVDFFNAEGQSLRREFLKAPLTFTRISSRYSGRRYHPVQKRFKAHLGTDFAAPRGTPIFAAADGTITEARYKSNNGNYVKIRHNGNISTQYLHMSKIATGIRRGKKVKRGQTIGYVGSTGLATGPHLCYRFWKNGVQVDALKVELPPSNPIKEEHKAAFDSLAKGYISRLDVIQMPADSVELMTAELGSH
- a CDS encoding protein-disulfide reductase DsbD family protein, which encodes MRKLIALVFIIFIGVQGFGQVLQPAKWSLDISVSSPKVGEEVDLIFNVKIDKDWYLYSSDFDPDLGPMVTTFDFAPHASYELVGELTPVDPKKKYDSLWEGEYTYFRKTAQFRQTIKLLKDNPVVKGSYFYQVCTDVDGKCIPFDDEFDFSKFLGSQKVEKKQNVETKSEKEQRLLLQRDTSDPYSLLSFMIAAFLAGLAAIFTPCVFPMIPMTVSFFTGGSGGKWKGIFYGLSIIVIYTLIGSVLAPFMGPETANELATNWIPNVIFFAVFVLFALSFLGLFEITLPSKFVNNVDKQADKGGLLGIFFMAFTLVLVSFSCTGPLVGTILVESAGGLILKPILGMFAFSLAFALPFTVFALFPGLMNNLPKSGGWLNSVKVVLGLLELAFAFKFLSIADQAYHWNLLDREIYLSIWIVIFTILGFYLLGKINFPHDSPSEKTSIGGLVLAIAVFSFVVYMIPGMFGAPLKALSGYLPPMTSQDFNLNAPAAVVGSSESAICEPPKYADILHFPHGIEGYFDYDQALACAKQQNKPVFIDFTGHGCVNCREMEAKVWSDPQVLKRLKEDFVMLALYVDDKEDLPESEWVTSSYDGKVKKTIGKKNADFQITRFNNNAQPYYVILDQNGELLVSPRAYDLNIASFVEFLEEGKKAFKAQ